A section of the Chitinivibrionales bacterium genome encodes:
- a CDS encoding DUF4388 domain-containing protein: MPNLFLVRYPDAPIPVSPTGKVTIGRSNLNSTVLMEMRVSRFHAQIEWQEFLNYFILTDLGSANGTYLNGKKIRPRELHPLKDWDKIRIASTVFTSRFVDDPQAITGEFDDLTEKASHDKTEVIELSKIKALDQQPAFSGDLEHLCAIEIFQILEAGAKTGLLTIKTNIGDGSYTILKGKVLTAQFKDFLGEKAVFEILKCTRGTFEFLPEIVDIKNPQIELATSMLLMEGCRLLDEANLQASRSAAARQPSAPLTGNPTQTSFPTI, encoded by the coding sequence CATCCCGGTTTCACCCACGGGAAAGGTGACCATCGGCCGGTCGAATCTCAACTCGACCGTTCTCATGGAAATGCGCGTGAGCCGCTTTCACGCGCAGATCGAATGGCAGGAGTTCCTCAATTATTTCATCCTCACCGACCTCGGCAGCGCGAACGGCACCTACCTCAACGGAAAGAAAATCAGGCCGCGCGAGCTGCACCCGCTCAAGGATTGGGACAAGATCCGCATCGCCTCCACGGTGTTCACCTCCCGTTTCGTGGATGACCCGCAGGCCATCACGGGCGAATTTGATGACCTCACCGAAAAGGCATCGCATGACAAAACGGAAGTGATCGAGCTTTCGAAAATCAAGGCCCTCGACCAGCAGCCGGCGTTCTCGGGCGACCTGGAGCACCTGTGCGCCATCGAGATTTTCCAGATCCTCGAGGCGGGCGCCAAGACCGGCCTGCTCACCATAAAAACAAACATCGGCGACGGCAGCTATACGATCCTGAAGGGAAAGGTGCTCACCGCGCAGTTCAAGGATTTTCTCGGCGAGAAGGCCGTGTTCGAAATCCTGAAATGCACGAGGGGCACCTTCGAGTTCCTGCCCGAGATCGTCGATATCAAAAATCCGCAGATCGAGCTCGCCACCTCCATGCTCCTTATGGAGGGCTGCCGGCTGCTCGACGAGGCCAACCTGCAGGCCTCGCGTTCGGCCGCCGCACGCCAGCCGTCGGCACCGCTGACGGGCAACCCGACGCAGACAAGTTTTCCCACAATATAA
- a CDS encoding MCP four helix bundle domain-containing protein, with protein MIAFIRKIAATLFRSPTWGLVIAVAIALVANISTIVYIVSLQNDLEAMFTTDLTARDCIQSARIKILSIHKDVHNLFQLADSGARDAAAGKILADRRDVESLLAKSKQLYRSRRSVQLVGDAGRLFAECATAIDSLVDISKSGDDGQALGIINGRMREQFDTLDGRLHYLDGLKQRHDLRVFRNIDYQLTISIVFTVIALVISIVIRLVMYRQKKKPGVVKA; from the coding sequence ATGATAGCTTTTATCCGAAAAATCGCCGCGACGCTTTTCAGGAGCCCCACCTGGGGCCTGGTGATCGCGGTGGCCATCGCGCTGGTCGCCAACATCTCCACGATCGTTTACATCGTGTCGCTCCAGAACGACCTCGAGGCCATGTTCACCACGGACCTTACCGCCAGGGACTGCATTCAGTCGGCCAGGATCAAAATTCTTTCCATCCACAAGGACGTCCACAATCTGTTCCAGCTCGCCGATTCAGGAGCGCGAGACGCCGCCGCCGGAAAGATCCTCGCGGACAGGCGCGACGTGGAGTCGCTGCTCGCCAAATCGAAACAATTATACCGTTCCCGGAGAAGCGTCCAATTGGTCGGGGATGCGGGCAGGCTCTTTGCGGAATGCGCAACCGCCATCGATTCGCTTGTCGATATTTCGAAATCGGGGGACGACGGCCAGGCGCTCGGCATCATCAACGGCCGCATGAGGGAACAGTTCGATACGCTCGACGGCCGGCTGCATTACCTGGACGGGCTCAAGCAGCGGCATGACCTGAGGGTGTTCAGGAACATCGATTACCAATTGACAATTTCCATCGTCTTCACGGTCATCGCGCTCGTCATCAGCATCGTGATACGGCTGGTGATGTACCGGCAGAAAAAGAAGCCGGGCGTAGTGAAAGCGTGA
- the trpD gene encoding anthranilate phosphoribosyltransferase, with protein sequence MTIQEAIKEIIAGKNLTVSQARDAFDAIMSGSATDAQIGSFITALRMKGETPDEITGAAAAMREKAARVVPADDRHVVDTCGTGGDGAHTFNISTAAAFVAAGAGALVAKHGNRSVSSKCGSADVLEALGVNIGADAAIMKQCLDEIGICFLFAPSFHKAMKFAIGPRKEIGIRTIFNIIGPLTNPSLARAQLLGVFSPQLTDVMATALLNLGSARAYVVHGGDGLDEITVTAETRVAELSNGNVTSYDIRPEDFGINRAALADIAGGTARENAAIVKDVLNGKKGPRRDIVVLNAGFAVAASGLAADPKQGIAMAQEAIDKGKAMEKLQKLAAKTGGK encoded by the coding sequence ATGACCATCCAGGAAGCGATCAAGGAAATCATCGCGGGAAAAAACCTTACCGTTTCCCAGGCGCGCGACGCGTTCGACGCGATCATGAGCGGCAGCGCCACCGACGCGCAGATCGGCTCGTTCATCACGGCGCTGCGCATGAAGGGCGAAACGCCCGACGAGATCACGGGCGCGGCCGCGGCGATGCGCGAAAAGGCGGCACGCGTGGTCCCGGCCGACGACCGGCACGTGGTTGACACGTGCGGCACCGGCGGTGACGGCGCGCACACGTTCAACATCTCCACCGCCGCGGCCTTTGTCGCCGCGGGCGCGGGCGCCTTGGTCGCCAAGCACGGCAACCGCAGCGTGTCGAGCAAATGTGGCAGCGCCGACGTGCTCGAGGCGCTCGGCGTGAACATCGGCGCCGACGCGGCGATCATGAAGCAATGTCTTGACGAAATCGGCATCTGCTTTTTGTTCGCGCCGTCGTTCCACAAGGCCATGAAATTCGCCATCGGCCCGCGCAAGGAGATCGGCATCCGCACCATCTTCAACATCATCGGGCCGCTCACCAACCCTTCCCTTGCCAGGGCGCAGCTCCTCGGCGTGTTCTCGCCGCAGCTCACCGACGTGATGGCGACGGCGCTGCTGAACCTGGGAAGCGCCAGGGCCTATGTGGTGCACGGCGGCGACGGCCTCGACGAAATCACGGTCACCGCCGAAACGCGCGTCGCCGAGCTTTCAAACGGCAACGTGACCTCCTACGACATCAGGCCCGAGGACTTCGGCATCAACCGCGCCGCTTTGGCGGACATCGCCGGCGGCACGGCGCGGGAGAATGCCGCAATTGTCAAGGATGTGCTGAACGGAAAAAAAGGCCCGCGCCGCGACATCGTGGTGCTCAACGCGGGGTTCGCCGTAGCGGCCAGCGGCCTCGCGGCCGACCCGAAGCAGGGAATCGCCATGGCGCAGGAAGCGATTGACAAGGGGAAAGCAATGGAGAAGCTGCAGAAACTGGCGGCAAAGACGGGTGGGAAATAA
- the yihA gene encoding ribosome biogenesis GTP-binding protein YihA/YsxC: MPEKDLSRLLSAEFLSSAAQYEDIPQSSATEFCVLGRSNVGKSSFINHVFGDRGLARVSKTPGKTTLANFYKVSDGSVWADMPGYGYAQRARDEQVRWSKLIADYCENRKNLQGVIWLCDMRHPGLNIDKEAYSWLASLSLPVLAVLTKADKLSRGEQRKRIGLYRREFNFPVDPVPYSTQGGGSRGLFCGRYYAWTAALNKAE; this comes from the coding sequence ATGCCTGAAAAAGATTTATCGCGATTGCTGAGCGCTGAGTTCCTGTCGTCGGCCGCGCAGTACGAAGATATTCCCCAAAGCAGCGCCACGGAGTTCTGCGTTCTGGGGCGCTCCAACGTGGGAAAGTCGTCGTTCATCAACCACGTGTTCGGCGACCGCGGGCTTGCACGCGTGTCAAAAACGCCGGGCAAGACCACGCTCGCGAATTTCTACAAGGTGAGCGACGGCAGCGTATGGGCCGACATGCCCGGCTACGGGTACGCGCAGCGGGCGAGGGACGAGCAGGTGCGCTGGTCAAAGCTCATCGCCGACTACTGCGAAAACAGGAAGAACCTGCAGGGCGTGATCTGGCTGTGCGACATGCGCCATCCGGGATTGAACATTGACAAAGAGGCATACTCGTGGCTCGCGTCGCTTTCCCTGCCCGTGCTTGCCGTGCTCACCAAGGCCGACAAGCTCAGCCGCGGGGAGCAGCGGAAGCGCATCGGGCTTTACCGGCGCGAATTTAATTTTCCGGTCGATCCCGTGCCGTATTCGACCCAGGGCGGCGGCAGCCGGGGGCTTTTCTGCGGACGGTATTATGCCTGGACCGCGGCTCTTAACAAGGCGGAATGA
- a CDS encoding ABC transporter permease, with translation MNRFLQLVDRLGAWAASMGKTAFDVIALFYDTVTAIFVGGKKGIAASLKQTVNQILFTGVEAFWLVGIIGLLCGITIIIQAMTTMPKFGVGEYFGNILVMVVVRELGPFFTSLVVVGRSGSALAAYIGNMRVAKELSALEMMGIDPVHFIVMPAFFAMVVSMVCLSVYFDVIAIIGGYFIAQVKVSIPFGFFMGTVLDSLRPNDIIISIFKNVLFGSIVALMSCYHGLAVTNMREVPQAALKSVVSCMIITLLINILVTFFTFFLSL, from the coding sequence ATGAACAGGTTTCTGCAGCTTGTCGACCGGCTTGGCGCATGGGCGGCATCCATGGGCAAAACGGCGTTCGACGTCATTGCGCTGTTCTACGACACCGTCACCGCGATTTTCGTGGGCGGGAAAAAAGGCATCGCCGCCTCGCTCAAGCAGACCGTCAACCAGATCCTGTTCACCGGCGTGGAGGCGTTCTGGCTCGTGGGCATCATCGGGCTTCTGTGCGGCATCACCATCATCATCCAGGCCATGACCACCATGCCCAAGTTCGGCGTGGGCGAATATTTCGGGAACATCCTCGTCATGGTGGTGGTGCGCGAGCTGGGCCCGTTTTTCACGTCGCTCGTGGTGGTGGGCAGGTCGGGCTCGGCGCTGGCCGCCTACATCGGCAACATGCGCGTGGCAAAGGAGCTCTCGGCGCTCGAGATGATGGGCATCGACCCGGTCCATTTCATCGTGATGCCGGCCTTTTTCGCCATGGTGGTGTCCATGGTGTGCCTGTCGGTGTATTTCGACGTGATCGCGATCATCGGGGGGTATTTTATCGCACAAGTCAAGGTGAGCATCCCGTTCGGCTTTTTCATGGGCACCGTGCTCGACTCGCTTCGGCCGAACGACATCATCATATCGATTTTTAAAAACGTGCTGTTCGGATCAATCGTCGCGCTCATGAGCTGCTATCACGGCCTGGCGGTCACCAACATGCGCGAGGTGCCCCAGGCGGCGCTCAAGAGCGTGGTGAGCTGCATGATCATCACGCTGCTGATCAATATTCTGGTGACGTTTTTCACGTTCTTCCTTTCATTGTGA
- a CDS encoding ATP-binding cassette domain-containing protein, producing MADAFSAVDLRFSFGGQALIDGVGFGVPQGGLFVITGRSGSGKSTLLELCSGQHAPESGRVLWDGACIADLNHDELVRAKQRIGYVFQKPALVHNFTIYDNLALPLRYHRDLAERDIRATVHACMEEMGLFNVDAKYPNELSAAQSRCAAIARALVMGPSLLFLDEPTSGVDPVTARGIAGVLKGLNASRGIAMVVVCTSIEFLKGLQCPVTVLQDGKLHDYRDPAVVSAGAGDMFSLLREAL from the coding sequence ATGGCTGACGCATTCTCCGCCGTTGACCTGCGGTTCTCGTTTGGCGGCCAGGCCTTGATTGATGGGGTTGGCTTCGGCGTCCCGCAAGGCGGCCTGTTCGTGATCACCGGAAGGAGCGGAAGCGGCAAGAGCACGCTGCTCGAACTGTGCTCGGGCCAGCATGCGCCCGAAAGCGGCAGGGTGCTGTGGGACGGCGCGTGCATCGCCGATCTGAATCACGACGAACTGGTGAGGGCGAAGCAGCGCATCGGGTATGTGTTTCAGAAGCCAGCGCTGGTCCATAACTTTACCATATACGACAACCTCGCGCTGCCGCTGCGGTACCACCGCGACCTTGCGGAACGCGACATACGCGCAACGGTTCATGCGTGCATGGAGGAGATGGGGCTTTTCAACGTCGACGCGAAATATCCCAACGAGCTGTCGGCCGCGCAGTCTCGGTGCGCGGCGATCGCCCGTGCGCTGGTGATGGGGCCGTCGCTCCTTTTCCTCGACGAGCCAACGTCGGGCGTTGACCCGGTGACGGCCCGCGGCATAGCCGGCGTGCTCAAGGGGCTCAACGCCTCGCGCGGGATCGCGATGGTCGTGGTGTGCACCAGCATCGAGTTCTTAAAAGGACTGCAATGCCCGGTGACGGTGCTGCAGGACGGAAAATTGCATGATTACCGCGACCCTGCGGTCGTGTCCGCGGGCGCGGGGGACATGTTTTCATTGCTTCGGGAAGCGCTATGA
- a CDS encoding MlaD family protein, protein MNRSSDISRPSGEAFHRRYRNLFVGVFILIVVVILAILFLFTVFRDRLEKWDHLFVKYDTASGLASNGAVTILGMKVGSIEKVSLNPAGHIEVKLKIKRMYTPYIHRDSRARLQQKNVAIGDWEIDLTRGSPDSPSVKSGDTLLSEVQAPLAKTLDQVTKTVEVLQKILQDISEGKGTVGRLIKEDTLLVLAHSTARNANGLILRAYTTLARLDTILAKVAQIGEKGKDIADSVKTIASKVGTLVSDVNLLVKSVHSMSQDLPSVMTRVQADITEVELLLKALQSNFIIKSGINSQADPLMNDNPSR, encoded by the coding sequence ATGAACAGATCCTCGGACATTTCTCGGCCCTCGGGCGAGGCGTTCCACCGGCGATACCGGAACCTGTTCGTGGGCGTTTTCATTTTGATCGTCGTGGTCATCCTGGCCATCCTGTTTCTTTTCACCGTCTTCCGCGACCGGCTTGAAAAATGGGACCACCTGTTTGTCAAGTACGACACGGCAAGCGGCCTCGCCAGCAACGGCGCGGTGACGATCTTGGGGATGAAGGTGGGCAGCATCGAAAAGGTTTCACTCAACCCGGCGGGCCACATCGAAGTGAAGCTGAAAATCAAGCGCATGTACACGCCGTATATACACCGCGACAGTAGGGCCAGGCTCCAGCAGAAGAATGTGGCCATCGGCGACTGGGAAATCGACCTCACGCGGGGGAGCCCCGATTCGCCGTCGGTGAAAAGCGGCGACACGCTGTTGTCCGAGGTGCAGGCGCCGCTCGCGAAAACGCTCGACCAGGTGACCAAGACGGTGGAGGTGCTGCAGAAAATCCTGCAGGACATATCCGAGGGGAAGGGCACCGTGGGCAGGCTCATCAAGGAGGACACGCTGCTGGTGCTCGCCCACAGCACGGCGCGCAACGCCAACGGCCTCATCCTGCGCGCGTACACGACGCTCGCCCGCCTCGACACCATTTTGGCCAAGGTAGCGCAGATCGGCGAGAAGGGCAAGGACATCGCGGATTCGGTGAAGACCATCGCCTCGAAAGTCGGGACGCTCGTCTCTGATGTCAACCTGCTTGTCAAAAGCGTGCACTCCATGTCGCAGGACCTTCCCTCGGTCATGACCAGGGTGCAGGCCGACATCACCGAGGTCGAGCTCCTGCTCAAGGCGCTCCAGAGCAATTTCATCATCAAGAGCGGCATCAACAGCCAGGCCGACCCGCTCATGAACGACAACCCTTCAAGATGA
- a CDS encoding tetratricopeptide repeat protein yields MKRWIMTGALCGCAMLLFCANPLKGKPPYWYNGYVYGTRAAGFFEEGKLQSALLFYKKALAQAQSHDIPEQAALYRFNLGRCLMELDSCDSAAACFAAAHREFALAGKQNEARQAAGFAALSHAAAGRSDSALAWYKIGAITPEKTADKSFWLMVHGRLAWLRDHTREALAYLDEAYDLYKKQKAWHGAADACLRRAVVYHYFGDYDEAAKLLDEALALGDKTQLRFDRWRILLAASVVSTCKKDVEKAQWFYERAEKCIVEGKKVPQKEMVLSCMKEIPW; encoded by the coding sequence GTGAAACGCTGGATAATGACCGGTGCCCTGTGCGGATGCGCGATGCTGCTCTTCTGCGCCAACCCGCTCAAGGGAAAGCCGCCGTACTGGTACAACGGGTACGTGTACGGCACGCGCGCGGCCGGTTTTTTCGAGGAAGGCAAGCTCCAAAGCGCGCTCCTGTTCTACAAAAAGGCGCTCGCCCAGGCGCAGAGCCACGACATTCCCGAGCAGGCGGCCCTGTACCGCTTCAACCTGGGACGCTGCCTCATGGAGCTTGACTCGTGCGACAGCGCGGCCGCCTGCTTCGCGGCCGCGCACCGTGAATTCGCGCTTGCGGGAAAGCAGAACGAGGCGCGCCAGGCCGCCGGGTTCGCGGCGCTTTCGCATGCCGCCGCCGGCCGCAGCGACAGCGCGCTTGCGTGGTACAAGATCGGCGCCATCACGCCGGAAAAAACCGCGGACAAATCCTTCTGGCTCATGGTGCACGGCAGGCTCGCGTGGCTGCGCGACCACACCAGGGAGGCGCTCGCGTACCTCGACGAGGCGTATGACCTTTACAAAAAGCAAAAGGCCTGGCACGGCGCGGCCGACGCGTGCCTCCGCCGCGCGGTCGTGTACCACTACTTCGGCGATTATGACGAAGCCGCGAAGCTGCTTGACGAGGCGCTTGCACTCGGCGACAAGACGCAGCTGCGCTTTGACCGCTGGCGCATCCTGCTTGCCGCGAGCGTGGTGAGCACCTGCAAAAAGGACGTGGAAAAAGCTCAATGGTTCTATGAACGGGCGGAAAAGTGCATCGTTGAAGGAAAAAAGGTCCCGCAAAAGGAAATGGTTTTGTCATGTATGAAAGAGATTCCCTGGTAA